The following coding sequences are from one Leishmania major strain Friedlin complete genome, chromosome 36 window:
- a CDS encoding putative eukaryotic translation initiation factor 3 subunit, translating to MMGPRSRLQPGPSAAVSPLLNTPSPFFFWCLLLSHLASLLAAFLTETKKSKTQLIFVSRTSATMTAAVDLEGVALHGHMKGVTMLKFNRDGDLLFSSAKDTNCSACCWQVKTGKLFGSYTTVGQVEGRTYDAAMVALDVNRESTLLATASAGEEVLLWSVESGALLGSVSRSLSSGASVGFSHDDTLMMVATKGRSSTNSAIQVYNVPFTVPKAGEDIAPVKTPFTTFSTFETPDTITWAAWGPTNETIYYSEGGYMNILDVEANKVIRSRQIHEDENEVINRFSWDPNYLALATASTDKTSHLIDFRDLATIQVYRSDVPVNDVSISPNADHVILGGGMDAASVTTQGGQSIFEVKFFHKVHGHQLGQLRCHFGTINAMSFHPDGRGFASASYDGLIKMYRFGDSYDSTPGAQPLWTL from the coding sequence atgATGGGGCCACGCTCACGACTTCAGCCCGGCCCATCCGCAGCAGTGTCACCTCTACTCAACACACCttctccgttttttttttggtgtcTACTTCTCTCGCACCTCGCCTCTTTGCTTGCAGCCTTCCTTACAGAAACCAAGAAATCGAAAACACAGCTCATCTTCGTCTCTCGTACCTCAGCAACAATGACGGCCGCCGTGGATCTCGAAGGCGTGGCGCTTCATGGCCATATGAAGGGTGTGACGATGCTCAAGTTCAACCGCGATGGCGACCTTCTCTTTTCATCTGCCAAGGACACGAACTGCAGCGCATGCTGCTGGCAGGTAAAGACGGGCAAGCTGTTTGGTTCCTACACAACGGTGGGCCAGGTGGAAGGTCGAACGTACGACGCGGCCATGGTGGCACTAGATGTGAACCGTGAGTCCACACTCttggccaccgccagcgccggcgaggaggtgcttCTGTGGAGCGTAGAGTCTGGTGCCCTGCTTGGCTCCGTGAGCCGCAGCCTATCGTCCGGCGCCAGTGTCGGCTTCTCGCACGATGACACGCTGATGATGGTGGCCACAAAGGGCCGCTCCAGCACAAACTCGGCGATTCAGGTCTACAACGTACCCTTCACGGTGCCCAAGGCCGGTGAGGACATCGCCCCTGTCAAGACGCCCTTCACCACTTTTTCCACCTTCGAGACCCCGGACACCATCACGTGGGCCGCCTGGGGGCCGACGAACGAGACGATCTACTACTCCGAGGGTGGCTACATGAATATCCTCGACGTGGAAGCGAACAAGGTGATTCGCAGTCGCCAGATTCACGAGGACGAGAACGAGGTGATCAACCGCTTCAGCTGGGACCCCAACTACCTCGCCTTAGCCACCGCCTCGACCGACAAGACGTCGCACCTCATAGACTTTCGCGACCTGGCCACCATTCAGGTGTACCGGAGCGACGTCCCGGTGAACGACGTGTCGATCAGCCCCAACGCTGACCACGTGATCCTCGGCGGTGGCATGGATGCCGCTTCTGTGACGACGCAAGGCGGGCAGTCCATCTTCGAGGTTAAGTTTTTTCACAAGGTTCACGGCCACCAGCTCggccagctgcgctgccactTTGGTACGATCAATGCCATGTCCTTCCACCCCGACGGTCGCggcttcgccagcgccagctACGACGGTCTCATCAAAATGTACCGTTTCGGCGACTCGTACGATTCCACGCCTGGTGCGCAGCCTCTGTGGACGTTGTAG
- a CDS encoding similar to leishmania major. l411.4-like protein: protein MGGTATATAYVRSCDGASPPTPPGCGLKLVVDLTLDDSILTGSVLETEVMVTHALHESLFPRDAASDAAGTAATSLQVSLPPITVAMRRGAVQMRYGLTYLRTFPAALRDSVRVLKTAMSCDDGVTRCPSYMSMTGTLVSAPLGLCCLCTSVECALTSDLCNASMRAHFCFRTGAAGITCVQSEGITYHGWAVGSSSPYYMMHLSASGRGIAPTTLQLTTDAPEVQKGASALQILRASGVLPGESNPTVDISGRVLFVPSAEHSSASRSISTGPVRDDDPAEWLLLPAPLVSVSGNDCDKVGISPDYFYSLSSTKQCNAQKGTCVRHQLADYRAADLEQIAQGVGGRYIAASLGTFTRQAMREQEFLLDAVERTGGAMLRWTVNADGLVFQPLPVHGVLDAIKFDSSTGILYVTVRNNNTYGGLYYVAVGQCRGARASNCDSDGVTHECGRTALVAGANTSSLLQFSMVSDLPEEVGSTASCTVVFRDAAAALLASANISWTVEHTTTTPAPNAPKAEQCRRCAFRDLRCLFSTVCEWQMLLWTAVAVAVTWTPYAILAYWRMAWHVGAKLLACLN, encoded by the coding sequence ATGGGgggcaccgccacggcaaCGGCCTACGTGCGGTCCTGCGACGGAGCCTCGCCACCCACGCCGCCTGGGTGCGGGCTCAAGCTGGTGGTGGACCTCACCCTCGACGACAGCATTCTCACCGGCTCCGTCTTGGAGACAGAGGTGATGGTGACGCACGCGTTGCATGAGTCACTCTTTCCCCGTGACGCGGCGTCCGATGCCGCTGGCACAGCTGCCACCTCTCTGCAGGTGTCTCTGCCTCCCATCACGGTGGCAatgcggcgtggcgctgtGCAGATGCGCTACGGGCTCACCTACCTACGCACGTTCCCGGCGGCATTGCGAGACTCTGTGCGGGTACTGAAGACGGCCATGTCGTGCGACGACGGCGTCACGCGCTGTCCTTCCTACATGAGCATGACAGGGACGCTTgtgtcggcgccgctcgGATTGTGCTGCCTCTGCACCAGCGTGGAGTGCGCCCTCACAAGCGACCTGTGCAACGCTTCGATGCGCGCGCACTTTTGCTTCCGCACCGGTGCAGCCGGAATCACGTGCGTACAGAGCGAGGGCATCACCTACCACGGATGGGCCGTGGGATCGTCGTCGCCCTACTACATGATGCACCTATCCGCGAGCGGGCGAGGGATCGCACCGACGACACTGCAGCTCACGACGGACGCCCCTGAGGTGCAGAAGGGTGCGTCTGCTCTGCAGATTCTTCGGGCCTCTGGTGTTTTGCCCGGAGAGTCAAACCCCACGGTTGATATTTCCGGGCGCGTTCTCTTTGTCCCCTCTGCAGAACACAGCAGTGCCAGCCGCAGCATCAGCACCGGGCCTGTGCGCGACGACGACCCGGCAGAGTGGCTGTTGCTCCCGGCGCCGCTTGTCAGCGTCTCCGGCAATGATTGCGACAAGGTCGGCATCTCACCAGACTATTTCTACTCGCTCTCCAGCACTAAGCAGTGCAACGCGCAGAAGGGGACGTGCGTGCGACACCAGCTAGCAGACTACCGTGCGGCGGACCTGGAACAGATCGCCCAGGGCGTCGGCGGACGCTATATCGCCGCCTCTCTGGGCACCTTCACGCGGCAGGCGATGAGGGAACAGGAGTTCCTGCTCGATGCGGTGGAGCGCACGGGTGGGGCGATGCTGCGGTGGACGGTGAATGCGGACGGCCTCGTGTTCCAGCCGCTTCCGGTACACGGTGTACTGGATGCTATCAAGTTTgacagcagcacaggcaTCCTCTACGTCACGGTtcgcaacaacaacacatATGGTGGCCTCTACTACGTTGCCGTTGGTCAGTGTCGGGGAGCACGCGCATCGAACTGCGATAGCGACGGCGTGACACACGAGTGTGGTCGCACGGCTTTGGTGGCCGGGGCTAACACCTCCTCGCTGTTGCAGTTCAGCATGGTGAGCGACCTGCCCGAGGAGGTGGGGAGCACCGCCTCATGCACCGTCGTCTTTcgcgacgcggccgcagcgctgctggcctCTGCAAACATTTCCTGGACGGTCGAGCACACGACCACTACGCCGGCGCCGAATGCCCCCAAAGCGGAGCAGTGCAGACGCTGCGCCTTTCGCGACCTGCGGTGTCTTTTCAGCACCGTCTGCGAGTGGCAGATGCTCCTGtggacagcggtggcggtggcggtgacgtgGACGCCGTATGCCATCTTGGCCTACTGGCGTATGGCGTGGCACGTTGGCGCCAAGCTCTTGGCGTGTCTGAACTGA
- a CDS encoding S-adenosylhomocysteine hydrolase produces MADYKVKDISLAEWGRKAIELAENEMPGLMELRREYGPSQPLKGAKIAGCLHMTVQTAVLIETLKALGAELRWSSCNIFSTQDNAAAAIAKTGVPVFAWKGETDEEYEWCIAQTVKGFSGDGLPNMILDDGGDLTNLVIDRYPELVPKIFGISEETTTGVKNLYKRLSKGNLPISAINVNDSVTKSKFDNLYGCRESLVDGIKRATDVMIAGKTCCVCGYGDVGKGCAAALRAFGARVVVTEVDPINALQASMEGYQVALVEDVMADAHIFVTTTGNDDIITSDHFPHMRDDAIVCNIGHFDTEIQVGWLEANAKEHVEIKPQVDRYTMENGRHIILLAKGRLVNLGCASGHPSFVMSNSFTNQVLAQIELWSNRDNGKYPRGDKAGVFFLPKALDEKVAALHLAHVGAKLTKLTPKQAEYINCPVNGPFKPDHYRY; encoded by the coding sequence ATGGCGGACTACAAGGTAAAAGACATCAGCCTCGCGGAGTGGGGCCGCAAGGCGATCGAGCTCGCGGAAAACGAGATGCCCGGTCTgatggagctgcgccgcgagtACGGACCCTCCCAGCCGCTGAAGGGCGCCAAGATTGCCGGCTGCCTGCACATGACCGTACAGACTGCCGTGCTGATCGAGACCCTCAAGGCCCTCGGTGCGGAGCTGCGCTGGTCGTCGTGCAACATCTTTTCCACTCAGGATaacgccgctgcggccatTGCCAAGACTGGCGTACCGGTGTTTGCGTGGAAGGGTGAGACAGACGAGGAGTATGAGTGGTGCATCGCCCAGACAGTGAAGGGCTTCAGCGGTGACGGTCTGCCGAACATGATCCtcgacgacggtggcgacCTCACGAATCTGGTGATCGACCGCTACCCCGAGCTCGTGCCCAAGATCTTCGGTATCTCCGAGGAGACCACGACGGGTGTGAAGAACCTGTACAAGCGCCTGAGCAAGGGCAACCTCCCCATCTCCGCCATCAACGTTAACGACAGCGTGACGAAGAGCAAGTTCGACAACCTTTACGGCTGCCGAGAGTCCTTGGTGGACGGCATCAAGCGCGCCACGGATGTCATGATTGCCGGCAAGacgtgctgcgtgtgcggatACGGTGATGTTGGTAagggctgcgccgccgccctgcgCGCCTTCGGCGCTCGCGTTGTGGTAACGGAGGTGGACCCTATCAATGCCCTTCAGGCCTCCATGGAGGGCTACCAGGTCGCTCTGGTCGAAGACGTCATGGCCGATGCGCACATCTTCGTGACGACCACCGGCAACGATGACATCATCACCTCTGACCACTTCCCTCACATGCGCGACGACGCCATTGTGTGCAACATCGGCCACTTCGACACGGAGATCCAGGTGGGATGGCTTGAGGCAAACGCCAAAGAGCACGTGGAAATCAAGCCTCAGGTGGACCGCTATACCATGGAGAACGGCCGTCACATCATCCTGCTGGCTAAGGGCCGCCTGGTCAACCTCGGCTGCGCCAGCGGTCACCCGTCCTTCGTGATGTCCAACTCCTTCACGAACCAGGTGCTGGCTCAGATCGAGCTCTGGAGCAACCGCGACAACGGCAAGTACCCGCGCGGTGACAAGGCCGGCGTGTTCTTCCTGCCCAAGGCGCTCGATGAGAAGgtcgccgccctccacctcgcccACGTCGGCGCCAAGCTGACAAAACTGACCCCGAAGCAGGCCGAGTACATCAACTGCCCGGTCAACGGCCCGTTCAAGCCGGACCACTACCGCTACTaa
- a CDS encoding putative telomerase reverse transcriptase → MSASFPSIPGFAGPLSLKAFLEEYFGLHLTFAVETASPSPRAAATAATPSAAEFRALRDVVLPPNQSFLVVVYVALHASSSPPPTTAHASPTPPTPALGRAASATGFERLRQPLTHQTVASSAHDTCMTRCNPADRQNSSWSSSSFAGKHGSTRDPWRASAFRLLYTNTSHRPLTDALLRHPWWASFAACLGPAAMGFIEMYCPIVLQLEAMAGGVQVLGPALKHTAFERSFSAAAPSSEMKGPLPQGSGCISSRGVKRALDTRECSAPLPLQKQRRVEAPPKAKAGRRLQRGVAPDSRPCRDDPFSSSVNRAAMAATWAAALTRTDVPRTRLYSARISDGDGAGDGSGSALPLPAGFLEAQWLRRHPHSLHRALQAALPKRAAYGASTRRYSVGASERGTGCTSVEDIPMWHVTHVFRWLVLQPPQSSADASPTTPPKFDLPSHLRRLLSTVVDQCSRLDLRGAALKHTGYLEEAFRRQQQGVEPWDVQRLSTPVDVVVSYLRTLLSTLRWAPLKETDNGSFWGRDAAGSERVLDALMRAVRGWLIAGRHAVFPVSRFLDGVPVAQVPWLNGFYTTAPSLPFPAATSSAARHARRERSHVQQRVWLQFALFLTQDILPFLLRASFTITWSSKNTHKLLFFPAVVWRRLVRREVRRTRSCGAPRSQMPLAGESARRIGAEPAALSSAPSACGGVVTAALLTPHSAVSKASAAIAAPRDVWRAVRTGGALTHRGARATLATRGGGASCLYAGVRFRPDRRKLRPIAVVRSASLRSLKEMARGSPSPYSHASAIARLLRRLGCSDTDGQLPAATATLLRRVQARSRHNRRAGVHRFPHPLPPHLPHKAALRDALRCLVSGVEEQRVRDGLPRLSNLSHQDEYAELRSFCEEVRGRHALLCEGPAGTAPAVSSAPPPGSAACCFAPYVTLVRSDASRCYDNLPQERVLAAVASLVKHDAYRVLRFTAIHALDGEGACRGGCLLRRTFTTRTIPCAEAECGVLARIPRGHIYWEEEEEGHTQGGLHTTAAVSRTTDANRRCGANLISGAAVRALLSEHIRHHLVVVSGGSLFEQRVGILQGSPVAMLLCDRLFSDVVDTALSGILSEHAERSLLLRRVDDVLVATTSPAAAERCLRAMQCGWPSVGYVSNPSKLTLSTACGRLVPWCGLLLHDTTLEVSVEWRRIGVLLASLRVGDPHYVHRGDHDPLYLTQRFLAVLQLRVAPTALCGRMNSKTRQLQTFYEVGLLWSRVVLEKVQEALPVARNRCVAVLLLRPLAVCVGRLCRLLSGHQRFLAARQSACDVSAAEVRACVLTALHRTMQAKLRVLQARTVCVVTAQRGRTPRGTSLKGRRNHFCSHEALSAGRKCCERRRKGRNRRRNTRVCLRSFWWLAAAEVESQWRRSLSALHRAAPRLGEARGPTALSPSPGASASLLMDDGPLSMHARALSATRLSQT, encoded by the coding sequence ATGTCCGCCTCGTTTCCATCAATTCCGGGCTTTGCCGGCCCACTGTCACTGAAAGCTTTCCTGGAAGAGTACTTTGGCCTCCATCTCACGTTTGCCGTAGAAACTGCATCTCCATCGCCCAGGGccgccgcaacggcagcgacaccgaGTGCTGCAGAGTTTCGGGCTTTGCGTGatgtggtgctgccgcccaACCAATCGTTCCTGGTTGTCGTGTACGTGGCGCTGCacgcctcttcttcccctccgcctaccacagcacacgcatCCCCAACACCACCGACACCGGCACTGGGACGCGCTGCGTCTGCCACGGGGTTCGAGCGGCTTCGGCAGCCGCTGACCCATCAGACGGTGGCATCGTCAGCTCACGATACATGTATGACACGATGCAACCCCGCCGACCGACAGAACTCCTCCTGGTCGTCGTCATCATTCGCGGGCAAGCACGGCAGCACTCGCGATCCCTGGCGTGCCTCCGCCTTTCGGCTTCTCTACACCAACACTTCTCATCGACCCCTCACCGACGCTCTGTTGCGCCACCCGTGGTGGGCATCGTTTGCCGCCTGCCTGGGTCCCGCAGCTATGGGGTTTATCGAGATGTACTGCCCTATCGTTCTTCagctggaggcgatggcTGGCGGGGTGCAGGTGCTCGGGCCTGCCCTGAAACATACAGCATTCGAGAGATCGTtttccgcggcggcgccgtcatcggAGATGAAGGGCCCGCTGCCACAGGGAAGCGGCTGTATCTCTTCACGTGGCGTGAAGCGTGCCCTCGACACACGCGAATGCtccgcgcctctgccgcttcaAAAGCAAAGGCGTGTGGAGGCGCCGCCAAAGGCGAAGGCCGGACGAAGGCTCCAGCGAGGGGTCGCCCCGGATAGCCGTCCATGTAGAGACGACCCCTTTTCCAGTTCCGTGAACCGCGCGGCGATGGCCGCCACCTGGGCGGCCGCGTTGACACGCACCGATGTTCCGCGTACGCGACTCTACAGTGCGCGCATCTCGgatggtgacggcgccggtgacggaagcggcagcgcgcttCCGCTGCCAGCGGGCTTCCTCGAGGCTCAGTGGCTTCGCCGCCATCCACATAGTCTGCACCGCGCGCTGCAAGCCGCTCTGCCGAAGAGGGCGGCCTACGGGGCATCCACGCGGCGCTACTCGGTGGGTGCTAGCGAGAGGGGCACCGGGTGCACCAGTGTAGAGGACATCCCGATGTGGCACGTGACGCACGTCTTCCGTTGGTTAGTGCTGCAGCCCCCTCAGAGCAGCGCGGACGCGTCTCCGACAACCCCACCGAAGTTCGACTTGCCGTCTCACCTGCGCCGTCTCCTGTCGACCGTTGTCGACCAGTGCAGTCGCTTGGATCTTCGCGGGGCCGCCCTAAAGCACACCGGCTACCTGGAGGAAGCCTTCCGTCGTCAGCAGCAAGGCGTGGAGCCGTGGGATGTGCAGCGGCTCTCCACCCCTGTCGATGTGGTGGTTTCCTACCTGCGCACACTGCTCTCCACTCTACGCTGGGCACCTTTGAAGGAGACCGATAACGGCTCGTTTTGGGGACGCGATGCAGCCGGTAGCGAACGTGTACTCGACGCGCTCATGAGGGCGGTGCGGGGCTGGCTGATCgccggccgccacgccgtcTTTCCAGTCTCCCGCTTCTTGGACGGCGTGCCTGTGGCTCAGGTGCCGTGGCTGAACGGGTTCTACACCACGGCCCCTTCGCTGCCGTTCCCAGCAGCGACTTCGTCCGCGGCTCGTCACGCGCGCCGCGAGCGTtcgcacgtgcagcagcgtgttTGGCTTCAGTTTGCCTTGTTCCTGACGCAGGACATACTGCCTTTCTTGCTGCGCGCGTCCTTCACGATCACGTGGAGTTCCAAGAATACGCACAAACTTCTTTTTTTCCCTGCAGTTGTGTGGCGTAGACTGGTCCGCCGAGAGGTGCGTCGCACTCGATCTTGTGGCGCCCCGCGTTCGCAGATGCCACTGGCCGGGGAAAGTGCTCGCAGAATCGGTGCTGAGCCTGCTGCTTTGTCCTCGGCACCGAGCGCGTGCGGAGGCGTGGTTACGGCTGCGCTCCTCACGCCTCACTCAGCGGTCTCCAAGGCATCTGCGGCCATTGCCGCACCGAGAGACGTATGGCGCGCCGTTCGTACTGGCGGAGCGTTGACGCATCGgggcgcgcgcgccaccCTTGCCAcacgtggcggcggtgcatcgTGCCTGTACGCTGGCGTTCGCTTCCGCCCTGACCGGCGCAAGCTTCGACCCATtgccgtggtgcgcagcgcgtcccTGCGGTCATTGAAAGAAATGGCGCGTGGCTCACCGAGCCCGTACAGCCACGCAAGTGCCATCGCACGCTTGTTGCGCAGACTAGGGTGCAGTGACACCGATGGtcagctgccggcggcgacagcgacactGCTCAGGAGGGTGCAGGCACGCAGCCGTCACAACCGCCGTGCCGGCGTCCATCGCTTTCCCCACCCGCTGCCTCCGCACCTTCCGCACAAGGCAGCATTGCGGGACGCACTGCGCTGCTTGGTAAGCGgagtggaggagcagcgcgtgcgGGACGGTCTGCCGCGCCTGAGTAACCTCTCCCACCAAGACGAGTACGCAGAGCTGCGCAGTTTttgcgaggaggtgcggggAAGGCACGCTCTGCTGTGCGAAGGTCCTGCGGGGACAGCGCCAGCGGTCtcatcggcgccaccgccgggcTCGGCTGCCTGTTGTTTCGCACCTTACGTCACCCTCGtccgcagcgacgcctcGCGTTGCTATGATAACTTACCACAAGAGCGGGTGCTCGCAGCAGTGGCGTCTCTGGTGAAGCATGACGCCTACCGCGTGCTTCGCTTTACCGCCATTCATGCCCTGGATGGCGAGGGAGCTTGCAGGGGTGGTTGCCTGCTCCGGCGCACCTTCACGACGCGCACCATCCCGTGCGCGGAGGCGGAGTGCGGCGTCCTGGCTCGAATTCCTCGCGGCCACATCTAttgggaggaggaggaggaggggcacacACAGGGTGGGCTccacaccaccgctgccgtttcTCGCACAACCGACGCtaaccgccgctgcggcgcgaaCCTGATTTCCGGTGCCGCAGTCCGCGCACTCCTGAGTGAACACATACGTCACCACCTCGTTGTGGTGTCGGGAGGCAGCTTGTTCGAACAGCGCGTCGGCATTCTGCAGGGCTCCCCGGTGGCGATGCTCCTGTGCGACCGCCTCTTCTCCGACGTCGTGGACACCGCTCTGTCGGGTATCCTAAGCGAGCACGCGGagcggtcgctgctgctgcgtcgggTCGACGACGTGCTTGTTGCCACCACATCACCCGCTGCGGCGGAAAGGTGCCTACGGGCGATGCAGTGCGGCTGGCCCTCTGTGGGGTACGTGAGCAACCCGAGCAAGTTAACGCTGTCGACGGCATGCGGCCGCCTCGTTCCCTGGTGCGGTCTTCTCCTACACGACACGACGCTCGAGGTCAGCGTGGAGTGGCGACGTATTGGGGTTCTACTGGCGTCTCTCCGCGTCGGCGACCCCCACTACGTGCATCGTGGGGATCACGATCCGTTGTACTTGACGCAGCGCTTTCTtgcagtgctgcagctgcgtgtgGCTCCCACGGCACTGTGCGGCCGTATGAACTCCAAAACCCGTCAGCTGCAGACCTTCTACGAGGTTGGTCTGTTATGGAGCCGTGTAgtgctggagaaggtgcaggaggcgttgccggtggcgcgtaatcgctgcgtggcggtgctaCTGCTGCGCCCGCTCGCCGTATGCGTGGGTCGCCTGTGCCGGTTGCTGAGTGGTCATCAGCGCTTTCTAGCGGCTCGGCAGTCTGCGTGCGACGTGTCGGCTGCCGAGGTGCGGGCCTGCGTTTTAACAGCACTTCATCGCACGATGCAAGCCAAGCTGAGGGTCCTACAGGCTCGCACCGTCTGCGTGGTGACCGCTCAGAGAGGGCGGACACCGAGAGGGACCTCTTTAAAAGGGCGGCGGAACCACTTTTGCTCCCACGAGGCATTGTCTGCTGGACGCAAGTGTTGCGAGCGACGCCGCAAAGGTCGTAATCGTCGTCGTAACACGCGTGTCTGCTTGCGCTCCTTCTGGTGGCTGGCTGCCGCAGAGGTTGAGTCGCAGTGGCGCCGCTCCCTTAGCGCCCTGCACAGAGCAGCACCACGCCTTGGCGAAGCGCGCGGGCCGACCGCGCTTTCACCCTCACCGGGAGCGTCGGCATCATTGCTGATGGACGATGGCCCTTTATcgatgcacgcgcgtgcgctaAGCGCGACGCGACTCTCGCAGACTTGA